A section of the Microbulbifer pacificus genome encodes:
- a CDS encoding SIR2 family NAD-dependent protein deacylase, giving the protein MELTELATQAASAIRRADGLLITGGAGMGVDSGLPDFRGNEGFWRAYPALAEAGLSFVEIADPEHFHSYPERAWGFYGHRLNLYRRVQPHAGFQLLLAITEKLQKDYFVFTSNVDGHYAKAGFDPERIFECHGSIHHFQCAEDCASNIWQADNHTVEVDEQRCLAIGAMPRCSDCGGVARPNILMFGDWHWNARRAEMQQARYENWLRGIGNLVTIECGAGTAIPTVRNQGEYLDGTLIRINPRESQSTHPNAICMAAGAREAISRIAAKLGIE; this is encoded by the coding sequence TTGGAATTGACTGAACTGGCCACCCAGGCCGCATCTGCCATTCGTCGGGCCGATGGCCTGCTGATTACCGGCGGTGCCGGTATGGGTGTCGACTCCGGGCTGCCGGATTTTCGCGGCAACGAAGGTTTCTGGCGCGCCTATCCGGCACTGGCCGAGGCCGGCCTGTCCTTTGTCGAGATTGCCGATCCGGAGCATTTCCACAGCTACCCCGAGCGCGCCTGGGGATTTTACGGCCACCGCCTGAATCTCTACCGGCGGGTACAGCCGCACGCCGGTTTCCAATTGTTGCTGGCGATAACCGAAAAGCTGCAGAAAGACTATTTCGTTTTCACCAGTAACGTGGATGGACACTATGCCAAGGCGGGATTCGATCCGGAGCGGATCTTCGAGTGCCACGGTTCGATCCACCACTTTCAATGCGCAGAAGACTGTGCGAGCAATATCTGGCAAGCCGACAACCATACCGTTGAGGTGGATGAACAGCGCTGCCTCGCGATCGGCGCAATGCCCAGATGTTCAGACTGCGGAGGGGTAGCCCGCCCGAACATTCTGATGTTCGGTGACTGGCACTGGAACGCCCGCCGCGCAGAGATGCAACAGGCCAGGTACGAGAATTGGCTGCGAGGAATTGGCAACCTGGTCACCATCGAATGCGGTGCCGGCACCGCCATCCCCACGGTGCGGAACCAGGGTGAATATCTCGATGGCACCCTGATCCGGATAAACCCGCGGGAATCGCAATCCACTCACCCCAACGCCATTTGCATGGCCGCGGGTGCACGAGAGGCAATCAGCCGGATTGCAGCTAAGCTGGGGATCGAGTGA
- a CDS encoding methyltransferase, producing the protein MQLSDAQVDSLDSQPEALHGFLADFLPGYRDLLALLPLPEYSRSAPLAERMGTGVPGRKWMQTAAFVGVLPTAIPAPAQTVVDWCAGKSHLGRALAHHWQCPLHAVERQASLCDEGATLAAPWVKDVTFSCKDVLKDSHAFAAPDFVIALHACGDLHRTLLRQWRDSDSTYLCLVPCCYQLWLDDLYMPLSQAAQADDLALNRNQVRLAVQEMVTSSERERRQSHTMGQWRMAFDLIQRELRGVDEYLPTPSLGYHMLAQGPERVIQALADKKSLVIPEGFDIQPYLARAEQRYAEYLRMQLVSHGFRRALELWLVLDLTLYLEEGGCQVELSSFCSRDITPRNIRIFAKRNGVSR; encoded by the coding sequence TTGCAACTGAGCGACGCGCAGGTGGATTCGCTGGACTCGCAGCCCGAAGCACTGCACGGTTTTCTGGCGGATTTCTTGCCCGGTTACCGCGACCTGCTGGCGCTGCTGCCGCTGCCTGAGTACAGCCGCTCCGCCCCGCTTGCGGAGCGGATGGGTACCGGTGTGCCCGGGCGCAAATGGATGCAGACGGCCGCCTTTGTCGGTGTGCTGCCGACGGCGATACCGGCGCCGGCACAAACGGTGGTGGACTGGTGTGCCGGAAAATCCCACCTGGGTCGCGCGCTGGCGCACCACTGGCAGTGTCCGCTGCATGCGGTGGAACGCCAGGCGTCACTCTGCGATGAGGGGGCGACCCTGGCGGCGCCCTGGGTAAAGGATGTGACGTTTTCCTGCAAGGACGTGCTCAAGGATTCCCACGCATTTGCTGCGCCGGATTTTGTTATCGCGTTGCACGCCTGCGGGGATCTGCACCGCACACTGCTGCGGCAGTGGCGCGACAGCGATTCGACATACTTGTGCCTGGTTCCCTGCTGCTATCAACTGTGGCTGGACGATCTGTATATGCCGCTGTCACAGGCGGCCCAGGCCGACGATCTGGCCCTGAACAGAAACCAGGTTCGCCTCGCGGTACAGGAAATGGTGACCTCGTCAGAGCGCGAGCGCCGGCAGTCCCACACCATGGGGCAGTGGCGCATGGCGTTTGACCTGATCCAGCGGGAGCTGCGCGGCGTCGATGAATATCTGCCGACTCCCTCGCTCGGCTATCACATGCTGGCGCAGGGACCGGAGCGGGTGATTCAGGCCCTGGCCGATAAAAAATCCCTGGTTATTCCGGAGGGGTTTGATATCCAGCCCTATCTCGCGCGCGCCGAGCAGCGCTACGCCGAATACTTGCGGATGCAGCTGGTTTCCCACGGTTTTCGCCGCGCGCTGGAATTGTGGCTGGTACTGGATCTGACGCTGTATCTGGAAGAGGGCGGTTGTCAGGTTGAGCTTTCCAGTTTTTGCTCCCGTGACATTACCCCGCGCAACATCCGAATTTTTGCCAAACGCAATGGCGTCAGCCGTTAG
- a CDS encoding autotransporter family protein, translated as MNSDAADLMPMRIWLACGLLLLPFGALAECTPGNTGTEGSDEILCDEENDAGGADVSSLGGDDILYLNGGTMGSVDTGSGNDRINLNGATVENNLFTGDGDDTVIMDNRDSEVGNFFDGGLDTGAGNDHVEIFDGLVFELNTGSGNDEVILDGGFIYRHLDTGDGDDIIYWDEGLVSLVRGGNGSDELTIDAFAYEGDATLDGGDDLTADDGFVDTLRFKLDHQLDGNLLQNWERIIINGSSKIRFSGTLAVGGGSDGDTPLGLDIRYGGIVEFAPRNYTISGDIINAGTLWLWDERFNNLNLASHGDGRFGNYHGRDGRLWIDTQLGADNSPTDLFNIAGGASGRTLVRIFNQNGTGAATTGNGIKIIDVAGNSASDAFVLDGDYLGLDGEIATVGGAYGYALYQGGLQSPDDGDWYLRSTLLDPFDGSGQLIPRWQPGAVLYETYAQVIRRMNQPGSLRQRVGNRFWAGTSYRDRGLCCYRDAVEKTIDGGGPWLRVASSYYENTPDQSTSRAEWQQDYSQVQVGTDISFDPSVYDGRLMLGLFAQYGYGNMDLDSFFGHGEITTDSYGVGSSLTWYGRQGTYADLQMQFNWFDSDLYSHELWYLGKGNDAVGFNFSVETGHSFKLCDFYSLTPQVQLIFNAEEIDDNRDPYNVLLKDTDNDGGSARFGLAFEQRVSQRANRNRDDSLLQERIGLYAIANAYYYFEDKTEVQVSGTSLYQSRDEWWGQLGLGFTYDQCGDRCSVYGEVDYATSLDNFADSYEASLTIGFRYKW; from the coding sequence ATGAATTCTGACGCCGCGGATTTGATGCCCATGCGGATCTGGCTGGCATGCGGCTTGTTACTTCTGCCGTTTGGTGCGCTGGCGGAATGCACACCCGGTAATACCGGCACCGAAGGGTCGGACGAGATTCTCTGCGATGAGGAGAACGATGCCGGCGGCGCCGATGTGAGCAGCCTCGGTGGCGACGACATCCTGTATCTGAACGGCGGCACCATGGGCAGCGTCGATACGGGAAGCGGCAACGACCGCATAAACCTGAACGGCGCGACAGTGGAGAACAACCTGTTCACCGGCGACGGCGATGACACAGTCATCATGGATAACCGGGATTCCGAGGTCGGCAATTTTTTTGATGGCGGCCTCGATACCGGCGCCGGCAACGATCATGTGGAGATATTTGACGGCCTGGTGTTTGAGCTGAATACCGGCAGCGGAAATGACGAGGTCATTCTCGACGGCGGTTTTATTTACCGGCATCTCGATACCGGCGACGGCGACGACATCATTTATTGGGACGAAGGCCTGGTGTCGCTGGTGCGCGGCGGCAATGGTTCCGATGAACTCACCATAGATGCCTTTGCTTACGAGGGCGACGCCACACTCGATGGCGGCGACGACCTCACCGCCGACGACGGTTTTGTGGATACCCTGCGCTTCAAACTGGATCACCAACTCGACGGCAACCTGCTGCAGAACTGGGAGCGGATCATTATCAATGGCAGCTCCAAGATACGTTTCAGTGGCACATTAGCTGTCGGTGGCGGTAGCGATGGCGACACGCCACTGGGGCTGGATATTCGCTACGGCGGGATCGTTGAATTCGCACCGCGGAATTACACTATTTCCGGCGATATCATTAATGCCGGCACCCTGTGGCTGTGGGACGAGCGCTTTAATAATTTGAACCTTGCCAGCCACGGCGATGGGCGCTTCGGCAATTACCATGGCCGCGACGGTCGTCTGTGGATAGACACTCAGTTGGGCGCAGACAATTCACCCACGGACTTGTTCAATATTGCCGGGGGTGCCAGTGGTCGCACCCTGGTGCGTATTTTCAATCAGAACGGTACCGGCGCTGCCACCACCGGCAACGGTATCAAGATCATCGACGTTGCCGGAAATTCTGCCAGCGATGCCTTCGTGCTCGACGGTGACTACCTGGGACTCGATGGCGAAATCGCCACCGTCGGTGGTGCTTACGGCTACGCCCTGTATCAGGGCGGACTGCAGAGCCCCGATGATGGCGACTGGTATTTGCGCTCGACGCTGCTGGACCCCTTCGACGGTAGCGGGCAACTGATCCCGCGCTGGCAACCGGGTGCGGTGCTGTATGAAACCTACGCCCAGGTCATCCGCCGGATGAATCAGCCCGGCTCGCTGCGCCAGCGGGTGGGCAACCGCTTTTGGGCGGGCACCAGTTATCGTGATCGCGGACTCTGCTGTTATCGCGACGCGGTGGAAAAAACCATCGACGGTGGCGGCCCGTGGCTGCGGGTAGCATCCAGCTATTACGAGAACACCCCCGATCAGTCCACGAGTCGCGCCGAGTGGCAGCAGGACTATAGCCAGGTTCAGGTCGGCACGGATATTTCCTTTGATCCCTCGGTGTATGACGGGCGACTGATGCTCGGGCTGTTTGCGCAGTATGGTTACGGCAACATGGATCTCGACAGTTTTTTCGGCCACGGGGAAATTACCACGGACAGCTACGGGGTCGGTTCATCCCTCACCTGGTATGGCAGACAGGGTACCTACGCCGACCTGCAGATGCAGTTCAACTGGTTTGACTCGGATCTGTACAGCCATGAACTCTGGTATCTCGGCAAAGGCAATGATGCGGTCGGCTTCAATTTTTCCGTCGAGACCGGCCACAGTTTCAAACTGTGCGACTTCTATTCCCTCACCCCGCAGGTGCAGCTGATCTTTAACGCCGAGGAGATCGACGATAACCGCGATCCCTACAATGTGCTGCTGAAAGACACAGACAATGACGGGGGCTCTGCGCGTTTCGGGCTCGCCTTCGAGCAGCGGGTCAGCCAGCGCGCAAACCGCAACAGGGACGACAGCCTGTTGCAGGAGCGTATCGGCCTCTACGCCATCGCCAATGCCTATTACTATTTCGAAGACAAAACCGAAGTCCAGGTATCCGGTACCTCCCTCTACCAGTCCCGGGACGAATGGTGGGGGCAACTTGGCCTCGGCTTTACCTACGACCAGTGCGGCGACCGCTGTTCGGTGTATGGCGAAGTGGACTACGCCACCAGCCTGGATAATTTCGCAGACAGTTATGAGGCGAGCCTCACCATCGGCTTTCGCTACAAATGGTAG
- a CDS encoding OmpW/AlkL family protein — translation MKILRLAASLIFIPPLLASAQIPVSDLDLTRFYLRMGGSFVYPDDDGTPLKYYELQDWQLYRTNWDIEEDTTWNVSGVWRPLPYLGLELLYVGDADHSLHLENFRAYPGRDNIYFGRFSTSSANLFVNWYMTDLDCLGQPYLGIGLNYSDFYDDELNPEFQRYLMDSGMAAGLGKLGMGHSWGASAQLGIDWRLGRGFASSWLINAAVIYTDTSTDAVVTYPVSPGYERLYSDLDTNPWTLNLGITYEF, via the coding sequence ATGAAAATACTCAGACTGGCCGCTTCACTGATATTTATTCCCCCCCTTCTGGCCTCTGCGCAGATCCCTGTTTCAGATTTGGACCTGACCCGCTTTTATCTGCGCATGGGAGGCAGCTTCGTTTATCCCGATGACGACGGCACGCCGCTCAAATATTACGAACTGCAGGACTGGCAGCTGTACCGCACCAATTGGGATATAGAGGAAGACACGACCTGGAATGTCTCCGGCGTGTGGCGCCCTCTGCCTTATCTGGGCCTGGAACTGCTGTACGTCGGAGATGCCGACCACTCTCTACACCTGGAAAATTTCCGCGCCTATCCCGGGCGCGACAATATCTATTTCGGCCGCTTTTCCACTTCATCCGCCAATCTGTTCGTCAACTGGTACATGACGGACCTCGACTGCCTCGGGCAGCCCTACCTGGGAATAGGGCTCAACTATTCCGACTTTTACGACGATGAACTGAACCCGGAATTTCAGCGCTACCTGATGGACAGCGGCATGGCCGCAGGGCTCGGCAAACTGGGCATGGGACACTCCTGGGGTGCCAGCGCACAGCTCGGTATCGATTGGCGCCTGGGACGCGGCTTTGCCAGTTCCTGGCTGATCAATGCGGCGGTGATCTATACCGACACCAGTACCGATGCCGTTGTCACGTATCCTGTCAGTCCCGGCTACGAGCGGCTCTATTCGGATCTGGACACCAATCCCTGGACTCTGAACCTGGGCATTACCTATGAATTCTGA
- a CDS encoding tRNA-uridine aminocarboxypropyltransferase, translated as MYSTNFTRLRDQELAKSTKPFHAKGKSVIRCADCQMAEYACICQWRPTVESQIDFALLVHRKELFKPTNTGRLITDVFPQTPIFLWNRLEAPAGLEVLLNDPARECYIVFPASEDEGKARIIVQALPAPGASSKKITLLVLDGSWKQCSRMIALSRWLDRVPCLKLPDAFVKSYLVRDSGRDDRFSTAEAAISCLLLAGENHPAQILQHYFSLFNQHYVATRGCYLPERGESHEVLEQHLLSCTANDN; from the coding sequence ATGTATTCCACCAACTTCACCCGCCTGCGCGATCAGGAACTGGCAAAGTCCACCAAGCCGTTTCATGCCAAGGGCAAAAGCGTTATTCGCTGCGCCGACTGCCAGATGGCCGAGTACGCGTGTATCTGCCAGTGGCGGCCAACGGTAGAGAGTCAGATTGACTTTGCTTTGCTGGTGCACCGCAAGGAGCTGTTCAAACCCACCAATACCGGCCGCTTGATTACCGATGTTTTCCCACAGACGCCAATATTTCTGTGGAACCGGCTGGAGGCACCGGCGGGTCTGGAGGTATTACTGAATGACCCGGCGCGGGAATGCTATATCGTTTTCCCGGCCAGCGAGGATGAGGGAAAAGCACGGATAATTGTGCAGGCATTGCCCGCGCCTGGTGCCAGTAGCAAAAAAATCACGCTGCTGGTCTTGGATGGTTCCTGGAAACAGTGCAGCCGGATGATCGCGCTCAGTCGCTGGCTGGACCGCGTGCCCTGCCTGAAACTGCCGGATGCTTTTGTGAAATCGTATCTGGTGCGGGATTCGGGAAGAGACGATCGCTTTTCCACCGCCGAGGCGGCCATCAGTTGCCTGTTGCTGGCGGGGGAAAATCACCCGGCACAGATACTGCAACATTATTTCTCGCTGTTTAACCAGCACTATGTGGCGACGCGCGGCTGCTATCTGCCGGAGCGGGGAGAGAGCCACGAAGTGTTGGAACAGCACTTACTCTCATGCACGGCGAATGATAACTAA
- a CDS encoding helix-turn-helix domain-containing protein, with the protein MSQVAALMKTLKRELKARGVTYAEIARQLDLSESSIKRMFTGGTLSITRLESLCGIAGLDFSELVRKAAEARRGIATLSEEQEREIAVDPRLLLMAVCVLNHWTVEQILETYELSQTESIQLLARLDRLKLIELLPLNRYRVIVAKEFRWLPNGPIQQLFQKEIQPEFLASSFSGPGEKLVFRTGMLSRAANAELMKKMDRLLQQFDELHDADAVLALDERYGSSLLIALRPWELQYFSRLRRGNREKVFPK; encoded by the coding sequence ATGAGCCAGGTAGCGGCACTGATGAAGACGCTGAAGCGCGAGCTGAAGGCGAGGGGAGTGACTTACGCGGAAATTGCCCGCCAGTTGGATCTATCGGAGAGCAGCATCAAGCGGATGTTCACCGGCGGTACCCTGTCTATTACACGCCTCGAATCCCTGTGCGGTATCGCCGGGCTGGATTTTTCCGAACTGGTGCGCAAGGCCGCAGAGGCACGGCGCGGCATCGCGACCCTGAGCGAGGAGCAGGAGCGGGAAATCGCTGTGGACCCGCGCCTGCTGCTTATGGCGGTGTGCGTGCTCAACCACTGGACCGTCGAGCAGATTCTCGAAACCTATGAACTGAGTCAGACCGAAAGCATTCAATTGCTCGCGCGTCTCGACCGGTTGAAGCTCATCGAGCTGTTGCCGCTCAACCGCTACCGGGTGATCGTGGCGAAGGAATTTCGCTGGCTCCCCAACGGACCTATCCAGCAGCTGTTCCAGAAGGAAATTCAGCCGGAGTTCCTGGCATCCAGTTTCTCCGGCCCGGGGGAAAAACTCGTATTCCGCACCGGCATGCTGTCGCGGGCGGCAAATGCCGAGCTGATGAAAAAAATGGACCGGCTGCTGCAACAGTTCGACGAGCTGCACGATGCGGATGCAGTATTGGCGCTGGACGAGCGCTACGGTTCCAGCCTGCTGATCGCGTTACGCCCGTGGGAACTGCAATATTTCAGCCGCCTGCGGCGCGGCAACCGGGAAAAGGTTTTTCCCAAGTGA
- a CDS encoding DMT family transporter: MSWFYLLVAGALEVVWAFSMKQSHGFTRLTPSIITLVTMIGSFWLLAVAMRTIPLGTAYTIWTGIGAIGAFLVGIMVFAEPVNAMRITAAILIVSGLVLMKLSSA, encoded by the coding sequence ATGTCCTGGTTTTACCTTCTCGTCGCCGGTGCCCTTGAAGTTGTTTGGGCTTTCTCCATGAAGCAGTCCCACGGCTTCACCCGGCTCACCCCTTCCATTATCACCCTCGTCACAATGATCGGCAGTTTCTGGCTGTTGGCCGTTGCCATGCGAACTATCCCACTCGGTACTGCGTACACCATCTGGACCGGTATTGGCGCTATCGGGGCGTTTCTTGTGGGGATTATGGTTTTTGCGGAACCGGTGAATGCAATGCGAATCACCGCCGCGATCCTGATTGTTTCGGGCTTGGTATTGATGAAACTTTCCAGTGCCTGA
- a CDS encoding M20 family peptidase, which translates to MTASFADEEFTSMQMKGVEPVEIKVDVEAAAKRLSRAVQFPTISNQDRSDFDVKAFEGYHQFLVEAYPNVHKTLKREKLGKPRPYSLLYTWEGKDPSLPPVVFMAHQDVVPIAEESRDQWKQEPFSGAIADGYIWGRGVLDDKNQIHAILEAAEMKIKEGFQPNRTIYFVFGHDEEVGGPEGVKHIVDVLEGRGINEIAFVIDESAPLIPGVFPGIKENSALIGIAQKGYMSLQLSVNGEGGHSSQPPEHSNIGILAAAITKLENTQFPYKINRAVRYQYRFMGPELPKEKQPMYEAVAFGNDSKTTELEKKFIDEMAAQQVTRAMLHTTIAVTMFNAGIKDNVLPPSATAVVNFRIAPGDSKEGVIAHVKQAIDDDRVQIKDISASTPPTNIADPYGSGYKMLEKTIRQTWGNDLIVSPFFVIGGSDSKHFQARPFAPNVYTITGIQLESMEEFGGFHGVNERILVDEYGRSIAFFYQLMNNLEELK; encoded by the coding sequence GTGACAGCAAGTTTTGCAGACGAGGAATTTACCTCCATGCAGATGAAAGGTGTGGAACCCGTGGAGATCAAGGTTGATGTAGAGGCAGCGGCCAAGCGATTGTCCAGGGCGGTGCAGTTCCCGACGATCTCGAACCAGGACCGCAGCGACTTTGACGTAAAAGCCTTCGAGGGGTACCACCAATTCCTGGTGGAAGCCTATCCCAACGTTCACAAGACCCTGAAAAGAGAGAAACTCGGCAAGCCCCGCCCTTATAGCCTGCTGTACACGTGGGAAGGCAAGGACCCGTCATTGCCGCCGGTGGTATTCATGGCGCATCAGGACGTGGTGCCCATTGCCGAGGAATCCCGTGACCAGTGGAAGCAGGAGCCATTTTCCGGCGCAATCGCGGATGGCTATATCTGGGGGCGCGGCGTACTGGATGACAAGAACCAGATCCACGCGATCCTGGAAGCCGCGGAAATGAAGATCAAGGAGGGGTTCCAGCCGAATCGCACCATCTACTTCGTGTTCGGTCACGACGAGGAAGTCGGTGGCCCGGAAGGCGTCAAGCATATCGTCGATGTGCTGGAAGGCCGCGGTATCAACGAAATCGCCTTTGTTATCGATGAATCGGCACCATTAATACCCGGCGTTTTTCCTGGCATTAAGGAAAATTCCGCTCTTATCGGTATCGCGCAAAAGGGCTACATGAGCCTGCAGCTTTCAGTTAACGGTGAGGGCGGACATTCTTCCCAGCCTCCTGAGCATTCCAATATTGGCATATTGGCGGCGGCGATCACTAAGCTCGAAAACACCCAGTTCCCCTACAAGATTAACCGGGCGGTGCGCTACCAGTACCGCTTTATGGGCCCGGAGCTGCCGAAAGAAAAGCAGCCCATGTATGAAGCGGTGGCGTTCGGCAATGACAGTAAAACCACCGAGTTGGAAAAGAAGTTTATCGACGAGATGGCCGCTCAGCAGGTAACGCGTGCCATGCTGCATACCACCATTGCGGTCACCATGTTTAACGCCGGGATCAAGGACAATGTGCTGCCGCCATCGGCAACTGCGGTAGTCAATTTCAGAATCGCCCCGGGAGATAGCAAAGAAGGCGTTATCGCCCATGTCAAACAGGCGATTGATGATGATCGCGTCCAAATCAAGGATATCTCCGCCTCGACGCCACCCACCAATATTGCGGACCCGTATGGCAGCGGCTACAAGATGCTGGAAAAAACAATCCGGCAAACCTGGGGTAATGACCTGATTGTTTCACCTTTTTTCGTGATTGGTGGCTCCGATTCAAAGCATTTCCAGGCGCGGCCATTTGCTCCGAATGTGTACACGATCACAGGGATTCAGCTGGAGTCGATGGAAGAGTTCGGCGGTTTTCACGGGGTGAATGAACGCATACTGGTGGATGAGTACGGTCGCTCCATCGCTTTCTTTTATCAGTTGATGAATAACCTTGAGGAGCTCAAATAG
- a CDS encoding VIT and vWA domain-containing protein: MQRLWSNPIGWCVCLILGTLLPGLAMAAGLLTPANSNLPQLEIKEHHVNVVIEDGYAITEVEQTFANPHDQELEAIYTFPVPEKASVGEFTYWIDGKPVTGEVMRKQRARELYEQEKSQGRRTALTEQDEYRSFDSRVYPVLPNDTARIRMVYIQPVHAELGIGRYVYPLEEGGVDEERMAFFTYQEHVQEAFSFKLTMRSSYPIDQFLMPAHPQAQVQRSSDQEWQVSFANSAGGAALAGEEGQPPASMTTATASAFTLDKDIVAYWRHQPGLPGAVDMITYRPEGSDRGTFMLTLTPGDDLGEISQGRDWTFVLDLSGSMAGKYQSLAEGVRKGLGKLQPGDRFRMVLFNDQAHELTNGYVAVNDANVTHYLRLLESTQPDGGTNLFAGLKAAYTGLDSDRPSAVILVTDGVANVGVVAKKAFLELLEQHDIRLFTFVMGNSANRPLLEGMAKVSNGFAMNISNSDDISGRLVQAADQLRHEAYRDISLSISGNKSGIKVRDMSPAQIGSLYRGQQLIVFGHYWGDGPAKLDINGKVSGREVHYRSDLKFPAIDTRNPELERLWAYATIEDLQNRMDYLGHDSDSEDAIVDLAVEHGLVTPYTSMVVVEEQVFEQQGIARNNKARVERERTARENRAVAPVQDNRQDSAQPAFNGNRAYPRSSGGSTGPVMILLLFTLILLRRQTRWKTVDN; this comes from the coding sequence ATGCAACGTTTGTGGAGCAACCCTATCGGCTGGTGTGTGTGTTTGATACTGGGCACGTTGTTGCCGGGTCTCGCCATGGCGGCTGGCCTGCTGACCCCGGCCAACAGCAATCTGCCCCAGCTGGAGATCAAGGAGCACCACGTCAATGTGGTGATCGAGGACGGCTATGCCATCACGGAAGTGGAGCAGACATTTGCCAACCCCCACGACCAGGAACTGGAAGCCATTTACACCTTCCCGGTTCCGGAAAAGGCCTCGGTGGGTGAATTCACCTACTGGATTGATGGCAAGCCGGTAACTGGCGAGGTAATGCGGAAGCAGCGGGCGCGCGAACTGTACGAACAGGAAAAATCCCAGGGCCGGCGAACCGCGCTGACGGAACAGGATGAATACCGCAGTTTCGACAGCCGTGTGTACCCGGTGCTGCCGAATGACACCGCGCGTATTCGAATGGTGTATATCCAGCCGGTACATGCCGAACTGGGTATCGGGCGCTATGTGTACCCACTGGAGGAAGGCGGCGTGGATGAAGAGCGCATGGCGTTTTTCACCTATCAGGAACACGTGCAGGAAGCGTTCAGCTTCAAGCTGACCATGCGCTCCTCCTACCCCATCGACCAGTTCCTGATGCCCGCGCACCCGCAGGCACAGGTGCAGCGCTCTTCCGACCAGGAATGGCAGGTGTCATTCGCCAATTCCGCCGGCGGTGCCGCGCTTGCCGGCGAGGAAGGCCAACCACCCGCATCGATGACGACCGCGACCGCCAGTGCCTTTACCCTGGACAAGGACATCGTCGCCTACTGGCGCCACCAGCCCGGTCTGCCCGGTGCTGTGGATATGATCACCTACCGCCCCGAGGGCAGCGATCGCGGCACCTTTATGCTGACGCTGACGCCGGGGGACGACCTGGGTGAAATATCCCAGGGGCGCGACTGGACCTTCGTGCTGGATCTCTCCGGCTCCATGGCGGGGAAATACCAAAGCCTTGCAGAAGGTGTACGCAAGGGACTCGGCAAGTTGCAGCCGGGGGATCGCTTCCGCATGGTCCTGTTCAACGACCAGGCCCACGAGCTGACCAACGGCTATGTCGCCGTCAACGACGCCAACGTAACCCACTATCTGCGGTTGCTGGAATCGACCCAGCCTGACGGTGGCACCAACCTGTTCGCCGGCCTGAAAGCCGCGTACACCGGGCTCGACTCCGACCGCCCCAGCGCAGTGATCCTGGTGACGGACGGTGTTGCCAATGTGGGCGTGGTTGCCAAGAAAGCCTTCCTGGAACTGCTCGAACAACACGATATCCGTTTGTTCACCTTCGTGATGGGCAACAGCGCCAACCGCCCACTGCTCGAGGGCATGGCCAAGGTATCCAACGGCTTCGCCATGAACATATCCAACAGCGATGACATCTCCGGGCGCCTGGTGCAGGCGGCGGACCAGTTGCGCCATGAAGCCTACCGGGATATTTCCCTGAGCATTTCTGGCAACAAATCCGGGATCAAGGTGCGCGATATGAGCCCCGCGCAGATCGGCTCCCTGTACCGCGGCCAGCAGCTGATTGTGTTCGGGCACTACTGGGGCGATGGCCCGGCGAAGCTCGACATCAACGGCAAGGTTTCAGGTCGCGAGGTGCACTACCGCTCGGACCTGAAGTTCCCGGCAATCGACACCCGCAACCCGGAACTGGAGCGGCTGTGGGCCTACGCCACTATTGAAGATCTGCAGAATCGCATGGACTACCTCGGCCATGACAGCGACAGCGAAGACGCCATCGTCGATCTCGCGGTGGAGCATGGGCTGGTAACCCCCTACACCTCCATGGTGGTGGTGGAGGAACAGGTATTCGAGCAACAGGGCATTGCCCGCAATAACAAGGCTCGCGTCGAGCGGGAAAGAACCGCCCGTGAAAACCGCGCGGTAGCGCCGGTACAGGACAACCGGCAGGACAGCGCGCAACCGGCCTTCAATGGCAACCGCGCCTATCCCCGCAGCAGTGGCGGCTCGACGGGGCCTGTTATGATTCTGCTGCTGTTTACCCTGATCCTGTTACGCCGGCAGACACGCTGGAAAACCGTCGATAATTAA
- a CDS encoding OsmC family protein, with protein MEDAKSTTVTVEENGDGKFVQTMTSGIHQLLADEPEDVGGSDLGPGPYEYVLMGLGACTSMTIRMYADHKNIPLARVRVILSHQKIHAQDCADCESSNGKIDEIVREVILEGDLTEEQRQRLLEIANRCPVHRTLTSEIKVRTRLA; from the coding sequence ATGGAAGATGCCAAGTCAACCACTGTCACGGTAGAAGAAAATGGTGACGGAAAATTCGTGCAGACGATGACGTCAGGTATACATCAATTACTGGCAGATGAGCCGGAAGATGTTGGGGGAAGTGATCTCGGGCCGGGGCCTTACGAGTATGTTCTGATGGGGCTTGGGGCCTGTACCAGTATGACCATCCGCATGTACGCGGATCATAAAAATATACCCCTGGCTCGTGTGCGGGTGATTCTTTCTCATCAAAAAATCCATGCGCAAGACTGTGCGGATTGCGAATCCAGCAATGGAAAAATTGATGAGATAGTGCGAGAAGTAATCCTTGAGGGGGATCTAACCGAAGAGCAGCGTCAGCGGTTGCTGGAAATCGCCAATCGCTGCCCCGTGCATCGTACGTTGACATCAGAGATCAAGGTTCGCACTCGGCTGGCCTGA